One window of the Camelina sativa cultivar DH55 chromosome 1, Cs, whole genome shotgun sequence genome contains the following:
- the LOC104773442 gene encoding salicylate/benzoate carboxyl methyltransferase-like has protein sequence MDTRLMDTLPSLSYIDDKKCDDEYAFVKALRMSGGDGANSYSANSRLQRRVLSMAQPVLVKNTKEMMMNLDFPTYIKVAELGCSSGQNTFVAISEIINTINVLCQQVNKNPPEIDCCLNDLPENDFNTAFKFVPLFNKEMTNKAPCFVYGAPGSFYSRLFSRNSLHFIHSSYALHFLSKVPEKLENNEGNVYITNSSPKSVYKAYLNQFQNDFTLFLRLRSEEIVSNGHMVLTFIGRNTLNDPLYRDCCHFWTLLSKSLCDLVFEGLVSKSKLDTFNMPFYDPNVHELKEVIRNEGSFEINELEAHRFELGHSNCDYYEEDGYEAGRNEANCIRVVTEPMLAAHFGEDIIDTLFDKYAHHVTQHANCRNKTSISHVLSLIKK, from the exons ATGGATACAAGGCTCATGGACACCTTACCTTCCTTGAG CTATATTGATGATAAGAAGTGTGATGATGAATATGCGTTTGTGAAAGCTCTACGTATGAGTGGTGGAGATGGAGCCAACAGTTACTCCGCCAATTCTCGTCTTCAG agAAGAGTTTTATCGATGGCCCAACCAGTCTtggtaaaaaacacaaaagaaatgatgatgaaCTTAGACTTTCCTACGTACATCAAAGTTGCTGAACTGGGTTGTTCTTCCGGACAAAACACGTTTGTGGCTATCTCTGAGATCATCAACACCATTAATGTGTTGTGCCAACAAGTGAACAAAAACCCACCAGAAATCGATTGTTGTCTCAACGATCTCCCGGAAAACGATTTCAACACGGCCTTCAAGTTTGTACCTTTGTTCAACAAGGAGATGACAAACAAAGCACCGTGTTTCGTCTATGGAGCTCCAGGTTCCTTCTATTCCAGGCTCTTCTCTCGCAACAGCCTCCATTTTATACATTCCTCTTACGCTCTCCATTTTCTCTCTAAG GTTCCTGAGAAACTCGAGAATAATGAGGGGAATGTGTACATAACAAATTCGAGTCCAAAGAGTGTATACAAGGCTTACTTGAATCAGTTCCAAAATGATTTCACGCTGTTTCTAAGGTTACGTTCTGAAGAAATTGTCTCTAATGGACATATGGTTCTCACCTTCATCGGAAGAAACACTCTTAACGATCCATTATATAGAGATTGTTGTCACTTTTGGACATTGCTATCAAAATCTCTCTGCGACCTAGTCTTTGAG GGGCTTGTCAGTAAATCAAAGCTAGATACGTTCAACATGCCGTTTTATGATCCGAACGTACATGAACTCAAAGAAGTGATAAGAAACGAGGGCTCTTTTGAAATCAATGAATTGGAGGCACATAGATTCGAACTTGGTCATAGTAACTGCGACTATTACGAAGAAGATGGGTACGAAGCAGGACGCAATGAAGCCAATTGTATAAGAGTGGTTACTGAACCAATGCTCGCTGCACATTTTGGAGAAGACATCATCGATACATTATTCGATAAGTATGCACACCATGTGACTCAACATGCCAACTGTAGGAACAAAACGTCTATCAGTCATGTCCTTTCGTTGATTAAGAAATAA
- the LOC104773319 gene encoding rho GTPase-activating protein 4-like: MAKVLKSSQSCHFPSPSSSSSSSSSTSCGGNDCNRDPHSPFNISREEEEEEEERSEKERERFELSSALEILVSAIRRSVIGGCVGEEDLCSMEIGVPTDVRHVAHVTFDRFHGFLGLPVEFEPEVPRRAPSASATVFGVSTESMQLSYDTRGNIVPTILLMMQSHLYSRGGLRVEGIFRINGENAQEEYIREELNKGVIPDNIDVHCLASLIKAWFRELPSGVLDSLSPEQVMESESEDECVELVRLLPSTEASLLDWAINLMADVVEMEQLNKMNARNIAMVFAPNMTQMLDPLTALMYAVQVMNFLKTLIVKTLKDRKESRDRLVPASIPGPRDHNGDQSSSRQLLHLMKANKDESLDNSEAEMKDKEVSADEEEEEEESVESPELVGIKSSQVKICTNGGYGQKQNDWEEQRKKTTTTMPKASSIVGRVNYRVELFEAWR; encoded by the exons ATGGCCAAAGTACTAAAATCAAGCCAATCATGCCATTTCCCTTCACcttcaagctcttcttcttcttcctcttctacaTCATGTGGTGGCAATGATTGTAACAGAGACCCACATTCTCCTTTTAACATTTCtcgagaggaagaggaagaagaagaggagagaagcgagaaagagagagaaagattcgAGCTTTCCTCTGCATTGGAGATTCTTGTTTCTGCTATTAGAAGGTCTGTGATTGGTGGCTGTGTTGGTGAAGAGGATCTTTGTTCTATGGAGATTGGTGTTCCCACTGATGTTAGGCATGTAGCTCATGTCACCTTTGATCGTTTCCATGGCTTTCTTGGTTTGCCTGTTGAGTTTGAACCTGAAGTCCCCAGGCGAGCTCCTAGTGCaag TGCTACCGTGTTTGGAGTCTCTACTGAGTCAATGCAGCTATCTTATGATACTAGAGGGAACATCGTGCCTACAATACTTTTGATGATGCAGAGTCACTTGTACAGTAGAGGCGGGTTGCGG GTAGAAGGAATTTTCAGGATTAATGGTGAGAATGCTCAAGAGGAGTACATAAGGGAAGAGTTGAACAAAGGTGTTATACCTGATAACATTGATGTCCACTGCCTAGCAAGTCTCATTAAG GCTTGGTTTAGGGAACTTCCGAGCGGTGTTTTGGACTCTCTCTCACCAGAGCAAGTAATGGAGTCTGAGAGTGAAGATGAGTGTGTGGAGCTTGTAAGGCTTCTTCCTTCAACTGAAGCTTCTTTGTTAGATTGGGCTATCAATCTAATGGCTGATGTTGTCGAGATGGAACAACTTAACAAGATGAATGCTCGCAACATTGCAATGGTTTTTGCACCTAACATGACTCAG ATGTTGGATCCATTGACGGCTCTCATGTATGCTGTGCAAGTTATGAACTTTCTTAAAACACTTATTGTGAAGACGCTTAAAGACCGGAAAGAATCTCGAGACAGGTTGGTTCCAGCCTCAATTCCAGGTCCTCGGGACCATAATGGTGATCAGAGCAGCAGTAGACAACTATTGCATCTCATGAAAGCTAACAAGGATGAATCTTTAGACAACTCTGAGGCCGAGATGAAAGACAAAGAAGTGTctgcagatgaagaagaagaagaagaagaatctgtaGAATCTCCAGAACTTGTTGGCATAAAGTCTTCTCAGGTGAAAATCTGTACTAATGGAGGTTATGGACAGAAACAAAATGATTGGGAggagcagaggaagaagactacaACGACCATGCCTAAAGCGAGTAGTATTGTGGGACGCGTGAATTACAGAGTTGAGCTATTCGAAGCTTGGCGATGA